A genome region from Scleropages formosus chromosome 6, fSclFor1.1, whole genome shotgun sequence includes the following:
- the LOC108922685 gene encoding erythrocyte band 7 integral membrane protein-like isoform X1 codes for MSESESKRERQTGSPRFTLGDHEQVTESPESNIGVCGCLLVFVSLLLMLVTLPISIWMSIKIVKEYERAIIFRLGRILRGGAKGPGLFFIIPCTDSFINVDMRTITFDIPPQEVLTKDSVTISVDGVVYYRVQNATLAVANITNADAATRLLAQTTLRNVLGTKNLAEILSDREEIAHSMQSSLDEATDDWGIKVERVEIKDVKLPQQLQRAMAAEAEAAREARAKVIAAEGEMNASRALKEAATVIAESPSALQLRYLQTLNTIAAEKNSTIIFPLPIDFMQSFLRKPGDASV; via the exons ATGAGCGAGAGCGAGTCGAAGCGCGAGCGGCAAACCG GTTCCCCCAGGTTCACACTCGGGGATCACGAACAAG TGACGGAGAGCCCGGAGAGTAACATCGGCGTGTGCGGATGCCTGCTGGTCTTCGTCTCTCTCCTGCTGATGCTCGTCACTCTGCCCATCTCCATATGGATGAGCATCAAG ATCGTCAAGGAGTACGAGCGAGCCATCATCTTCCGTTTGGGCCGCATCCTCCGCGGCGGGGCCAAGGGACCAG GTTTGTTCTTCATCATCCCGTGCACGGACAGCTTCATCAACGTGGACATGCGCACCATCACCTTCGACATCCCGCCGCAGGAG GTGCTGACCAAGGACTCGGTGACGATCAGCGTGGACGGGGTGGTTTACTACCGGGTGCAGAACGCCACCCTGGCCGTGGCCAACATCACCAACGCGGACGCAGCCACCCGCCTGCTGGCCCAGACCACCCTGCGCAACGTCCTGGGCACCAAGAACCTGGCGGAGATCCTGTCTGACCGGGAGGAGATTGCTCACAGCATGCAG TCCTCCTTGGATGAAGCAACGGACGACTGGGGCATCAAGGTGGAGCGGGTGGAGATCAAGGATGTCAAGCTGCCCCAGCAGCTGCAGAGGGCCATGGCCGCGGAGGCGGAGGCTGCGAGAGAGGCCCGGGCCAAG gtgatCGCCGCGGAGGGCGAGATGAACGCTTCGCGGGCGCTCAAGGAGGCCGCCACGGTGATCGCGGAGTCGCCCTCGGCCCTGCAGCTGCGCTACCTGCAGACGCTGAACACCATCGCCGCCGAGAAGAACTCCACCATCATCTTCCCCCTGCCCATCGACTTCATGCAGAGCTTTTTGAGGAAGCCGGGAGATGCTTCCGTTTGA
- the LOC108922589 gene encoding gelsolin-like, whose protein sequence is MVYHPEFERAGKQPGLQVWRIEKMDLVPVPQNLYGGFYTGDAYVVLNTIKQRSGNLQYDLHFWLGDFCTQDESGAAAIFTVQMDDYLGGKPIQYREVQGHESKAFTGYFKSGLKYMEGGVASGFKHVVTNEVTVQRLLQVKGRRVVRATEVPVSWDSFNRGDCFILDLGSEIYQWCGSQSNRFEKLKATQVAKGVRDNERSGRARVYVCDEGVERDKILEVLGPKPDLPQGSDDDVKADASNRKLAKLYKVSNASGDMAIAMVASENPFSQSVLESSDCFILDHGSDGKIFVWKGKDANMEERKAAMKAADEFIKKMGYPKHTQIQILPEMGETPLFKQFFKNWRDVDQTVGMGVAYVPNSIAKIEKVPFDASTLHESPAMAAQHGMVDDGSGKKQIWRIEGSDKVPVDPSTYGQFYGGDSYIILYDYRHGGRQGQIIYIWQGTDSSQDEIGASAILASQLDDELGGGPVQVRVVQGKEPAHLMSLFGGKPMVVYKGGTSREGGQTAPAGTRLFQVRSNSAGCTRAVEVDAAASNLNSNDAFVLVTPSSSFLWMGQGASDTEKTGALQLCGILGVSPSKLAEGREADDFWGALGGKAEYRTSTRLKDKMDTHPPRLFACSNKTGRFIIEEVPGEMTQEDLATDDVMILDTWDQVFVWIGNEAQQEEKTEALTSAARYIETDPAKRDPRTPVVQIKQGFEPPTFTGWFLGWDHDYWTTDPLDRAMAELEI, encoded by the exons ATGGTGTACCACCCTGAGTTCGAGAGAGCCGGCAAGCAGCCAGGGCTCCAGGTGTGGAGGATTGAGAAGATGGACCTCGTGCCGGTTCCCCAGAACTTGTACGGGGGTTTCTACACGGGAGACGCCTACGTCGTCCTCAACACCATCAAACAGCGCTCTGGAAACCTGCAGTACGACTTGCACTTCTGGCTGG GTGACTTCTGCACGCAGGATGAGAGCGGGGCGGCGGCTATTTTCACGGTGCAGATGGACGACTACCTGGGCGGCAAACCCATACAGTACCGTGAAGTCCAGGGCCATGAGTCCAAAGCCTTCACGGGCTACTTTAAGTCCGGACTGAAGTACATG GAAGGGGGCGTGGCCTCAGGATTCAAGCACGTCGTCACCAACGAGGTTACCGTACAGCGCCTGCTGCAGGTGAAAGGTCGTCGCGTTGTCCGGGCGACGGAGGTACCCGTCAGCTGGGACAGCTTCAACCGGGGAGACTGCTTCATCCTGGACCTGggcagt GAGATCTACCAGTGGTGTGGATCCCAGAGCAACCGCTTTGAGAAGCTGAAGGCCACGCAGGTCGCCAAAGGTGTCCGTGACAACGAACGCAGCGGGAGGGCCCGGGTGTACGTGTGCGATGAGGGCGTGGAGAGGGACAAGATCCTGGAG GTTCTAGGACCGAAACCAGATCTTCCCCAAGGATCCGACGACGACGTCAAGGCAGACGCGTCTAACAGGAAGCTGGCGAAACTGTATAAG GTGTCCAATGCCAGCGGGGACATGGCCATCGCCATGGTGGCGTCAGAGAACCCCTTCTCCCAGAGCGTCCTGGAGTCCAGCGACTGCTTCATCCTCGACCATGGCTCCGATGGCAAGATCTTTGTTTGGAAAG GCAAGGATGCCAACATGGAGGAGCGGAAGGCGGCGATGAAAGCTGCCGACGAGTTCATCAAGAAGATGGGCTACCCCAAGCACACGCAGATCCAGATCCTTCCCGAGATGGGCGAGACGCCCCTGTTCAAGCAGTTCTTCAAGAACTGGCGCGACGTGGACCAGACGGTGGGGATGGGCGTGGCCTACGTGCCGAACAGCATCGCCAAGATCGAGAAGGTGCCGTTCGATGCCTCCACCCTGCACGAGTCCCCCGCCATGGCGGCGCAACACGGCATGGTGGACGATGGCAGCGGCAAGAAGCAG ATCTGGCGTATCGAGGGGTCGGACAAGGTGCCCGTGGATCCCTCCACCTACGGACAGTTCTATGGAGGAGACAGCTACATCATCCTCTACGACTACCGACACGGAGGCCGCCAGGGGCAAATCATCTACATATG GCAGGGAACGGACTCTTCGCAGGACGAAATCGGAGCCTCCGCCATCTTGGCCTCCCAGCTGGACGATGAGCTCGGCGGGGGGCCGGTCCAG GTGCGGGTGGTCCAAGGCAAGGAGCCCGCGCACCTCATGAGCCTGTTCGGGGGGAAGCCCATGGTGGTGTACAAAGGGGGCACGTCCAGAGAGGGCGGCCAGACGGCCCCCGCGGGCACCCGCCTGTTCCAGGTGCGCTCCAACTCGGCGGGCTGCACGCGTGCGGTGGAG GTTGACGCAGCGGCCTCCAACCTCAACTCGAATGACGCCTTTGTCCTGGTcacgccctcctcctccttcctgtggATGGGCCAAGGCGCCAGTGACACCGAGAAGACGGGGGCCCTGCAGCTGTGCGGCATCCTGGGCGTCTCACCGTCCAAGCTGGCCGAGGGCAGAGAGGCAG ATGACTTCTGGGGGGCCCTCGGAGGGAAGGCCGAGTACCGCACGTCCACCAGGCTGAAGGACAAGATGGACACCCACCCGCCCAGGCTGTTTGCGTGCTCCAACAAGACGGGCCGCTTCATC ATCGAAGAGGTTCCAGGGGAGATGACCCAGGAAGACCTGGCCACTGATGATGTCATGATTCTGGACACCTGGGACCAG GTCTTCGTCTGGATCGGTAACGAAGCCCAGCAAGAAGAAAAAACGGAGGCCTTGACGTCAG ctgcccGTTACATCGAGACGGACCCCGCTAAGAGAGATCCCAGGACGCCTGTGGTGCAGATTAAGCAAGGGTTCGAGCCGCCCACTTTCACCGGCTGGTTCCTGGGCTGGGACCACGACTACTGGACCACCGACCCGCTGGACCGCGCCATGGCTGAGCTGGAGATATGA
- the LOC108922685 gene encoding erythrocyte band 7 integral membrane protein-like isoform X2: MSESESKRERQTVTESPESNIGVCGCLLVFVSLLLMLVTLPISIWMSIKIVKEYERAIIFRLGRILRGGAKGPGLFFIIPCTDSFINVDMRTITFDIPPQEVLTKDSVTISVDGVVYYRVQNATLAVANITNADAATRLLAQTTLRNVLGTKNLAEILSDREEIAHSMQSSLDEATDDWGIKVERVEIKDVKLPQQLQRAMAAEAEAAREARAKVIAAEGEMNASRALKEAATVIAESPSALQLRYLQTLNTIAAEKNSTIIFPLPIDFMQSFLRKPGDASV; encoded by the exons ATGAGCGAGAGCGAGTCGAAGCGCGAGCGGCAAACCG TGACGGAGAGCCCGGAGAGTAACATCGGCGTGTGCGGATGCCTGCTGGTCTTCGTCTCTCTCCTGCTGATGCTCGTCACTCTGCCCATCTCCATATGGATGAGCATCAAG ATCGTCAAGGAGTACGAGCGAGCCATCATCTTCCGTTTGGGCCGCATCCTCCGCGGCGGGGCCAAGGGACCAG GTTTGTTCTTCATCATCCCGTGCACGGACAGCTTCATCAACGTGGACATGCGCACCATCACCTTCGACATCCCGCCGCAGGAG GTGCTGACCAAGGACTCGGTGACGATCAGCGTGGACGGGGTGGTTTACTACCGGGTGCAGAACGCCACCCTGGCCGTGGCCAACATCACCAACGCGGACGCAGCCACCCGCCTGCTGGCCCAGACCACCCTGCGCAACGTCCTGGGCACCAAGAACCTGGCGGAGATCCTGTCTGACCGGGAGGAGATTGCTCACAGCATGCAG TCCTCCTTGGATGAAGCAACGGACGACTGGGGCATCAAGGTGGAGCGGGTGGAGATCAAGGATGTCAAGCTGCCCCAGCAGCTGCAGAGGGCCATGGCCGCGGAGGCGGAGGCTGCGAGAGAGGCCCGGGCCAAG gtgatCGCCGCGGAGGGCGAGATGAACGCTTCGCGGGCGCTCAAGGAGGCCGCCACGGTGATCGCGGAGTCGCCCTCGGCCCTGCAGCTGCGCTACCTGCAGACGCTGAACACCATCGCCGCCGAGAAGAACTCCACCATCATCTTCCCCCTGCCCATCGACTTCATGCAGAGCTTTTTGAGGAAGCCGGGAGATGCTTCCGTTTGA